The following coding sequences lie in one Phalacrocorax aristotelis chromosome 2, bGulAri2.1, whole genome shotgun sequence genomic window:
- the MRPL36 gene encoding large ribosomal subunit protein bL36m gives MLSLLARAAAGPLRSLGRSPFCSLAPWWWRRAAAPVSRALPLWCGAAAAAPRALLARPLPAPHNGLLPPPPPCAGLKSKTSLKRRCKDCFIVRRRGRLYVYCKTNPRHKQRKL, from the coding sequence ATGCTGTCCCTCCTGGCCCGGGCGGCCGCTGGGCCGCTCCGCTCGCTGGGCCGCTCGCCCTTCTGTTCCCTGGCCCCGTGGTggtggcggcgggcggcggcgcctGTGAGCCGGGCCCTGCCGCTGTGgtgcggggcggccgccgccgccccccgcgccctgCTGGCCCGCCCGCTGCCGGCCCCCCACAACGGGCTGctgcctccgccgccgccctgCGCGGGGCTGAAGTCGAAAACCTCGCTGAAGAGGCGGTGCAAGGACTGCTTCATCgtccggcggcggggccggctgTACGTCTACTGCAAGACCAACCCCCGGCACAAGCAGCGGAAGCTGTAG